A window of the Henckelia pumila isolate YLH828 chromosome 3, ASM3356847v2, whole genome shotgun sequence genome harbors these coding sequences:
- the LOC140891946 gene encoding grpE protein homolog 2, mitochondrial-like: MSMSRITARFSRAALNQFRHQRPLFGRQNTHCVSSFSNQLYPCDKVVSCHISLLHHSSLNSSAFQWFGFSSSSSPQVNEETARSGSEVENKTERDDVPDHSDVSVSDEKTESDLKNDLSRLDLMKIIVEKEQLLVAKQEEVEKMKDKVLRTFADMENVKDRTRREAENAKKFAIQNFAKSLLDVADNLGRASSAAKESFAKIDASTDTDGAVQQLKILLDGVEMTEKQLTEVFKKFGLEKYDPINEEFNPNRHNAVFQVPDASKPPDHVAVVLKSGYMLHDRVIRPAEVGVTVATNNE; encoded by the exons ATGTCGATGAGCAGAATCACGGCCAGATTTTCGAGGGCGGCGCTGAATCAGTTCCGCCACCAGCGGCCTCTTTTCGGGCGACAGAATACGCATTGCGTTTCTTCTTTTTCTAACCAGCTCTATCCCTGCgataag GTGGTAAGCTGTCACATATCATTGTTACATCATTCATCTCTGAATTCATCTGCCTTCCAATGGTTCGGCttttcatcatcttcatcacCACAAGTAAATGAGGAGACTGCTCGATCTGGGAGCGAAGTGGAAAATAAGACAGAAAGAGATGATGTTCCCGATCATTCAGATGTATCAGTTTCCGATGAAAAAACTGAATCAG ATTTGAAGAATGACCTTTCAAGACTGGATCTTATGAAAATCATTGTGGAGAAGGAACAACTTCTGGTTGCAAAGCAggaagaagttgagaaaatgaAGGATAAGGTTCTGAGGACTTTTGCAGATATGGAAAACGTCAAGGATCGTACCAGACGAGAGGCAGAAAATGCAAAGAAATTTGCTATTCAG AATTTCGCTAAGAGTCTGTTGGATGTGGCGGATAATTTGGGGAGAGCTTCCTCTGCTGCAAAAGAGAGTTTTGCAAAAATTGATGCATCTACAGATACGGATGGTGCTGTTCAACAACTTAAGATACTCCTCGATGGCGTTGAAATGACTGAGAAACAATTAACAGAg GTATTTAAAAAGTTTGGACTAGAGAAATACGACCCTATAAATGAAGAATTCAATCCAAACAGACATAATGCTGTATTCCAAGTACCAGATGCCTCAAAGCCACCGGACCATGTCGCAGTTGTTCTCAAG TCTGGATACATGCTGCACGATCGAGTTATAAGGCCTGCAGAAGTTGGTGTGACTGTGGCAACGAACAATGAATAG
- the LOC140892583 gene encoding protein FAR1-RELATED SEQUENCE 5-like yields MESHNHPLSTPSKVHLLRSHRNVSATKKALTKQYSESNVPTGQQIHRLEKDHGESDLVDCTKRDFRNFEKEAMDDQKEIDTETMIDFFESEKKKSSSFFFDYETDSDSRFSKCFWADFDSRRAYSVFGDVVAFDISYNTNKYEMIFALFVGVNHHHQTIVFGGGFLSDEKTESIIWLLNKLIEAMPKGEPNMIITNQNPTIMEAIAIAFPQTVHRYSLWHILNKLPHKVHPVNFCDYYQSIKNVIEKSATPDEFEKSWEEVIKCTNLEQNDWLSLMYELRHKWVPAYFKHVFCAGMSSSLRAESSHSFFKRYVSNKNSFVDFITRFNKALRHQRHNELVADHVDVNEHPKIMSKWPMETQMVKVYTKKKFLEFQREINESHGYCVQQASIGVELAVYNVMNFQSSSFSKPRVLTHYKQKDYISCSCMKFEFEGIPCRHMLAFFRINQVFQLPDKYILRRWTRDAKVGGMSAIDDPEKLLMSRRSRLFYKVSLLIDEASLTEEGTKFLEEQFDYISSKLRLYHRHQ; encoded by the coding sequence ATGGAAAGCCATAATCACCCACTTTCGACCCCTTCGAAGGTGCATTTGCTACGCTCACATCGTAATGTTTCGGCAACTAAGAAAGCTTTGACTAAACAGTATTCAGAATCCAATGTGCCAACTGGTCAGCAAATCCATAGATTGGAGAAAGATCATGGAGAGTCCGACCTTGTGGATTGCACAAAAAGAGATTTTAGAAATTTTGAGAAGGAAGCAATGGATGATCAAAAGGAAATCGATACTGAAACAATGATTGATTTCTTCGAATCTGAAAAAAAGAAGAGTTCAtcttttttctttgattatgagaCTGATTCAGATAGCAGATTTAGTAAGTGCTTTTGGGCGGATTTTGATTCAAGGAGGGCATATAGTGTATTTGGTGATGTAGTAGCGTTTGATATCAGTTATAACACCAACAAATATGAGATGATCTTTGCATTATTTGTAGGAgttaatcatcatcatcaaacaATTGTTTTTGGTGGAGGCTTTCTAAGTGACGAGAAAACCGAGTCTATTATTTGGTTGCTTAATAAGTTGATAGAAGCCATGCCTAAAGGTGAACCAAACATGATTATTACTAACCAGAATCCTACTATCATGGAAGCCATTGCGATAGCTTTTCCTCAAACAGTGCACCGATATAGTTTATGGCACATATTGAACAAATTGCCGCATAAAGTACACCCTGTGAATTTTTGTGACTACTATCAAAGTATAAAGAATGTCATTGAAAAATCGGCAACACCTGATGAATTTGAGAAGTCTTGGGAAGAGGTTATCAAGTGTACTAACTTGGAGCAAAATGATTGGCTATCATTGATGTATGAATTGCGACACAAGTGGGTGCCAGCATATTTTAAACATGTATTTTGTGCTGGAATGTCAAGTAGTCTAAGAGCTGAAAGTTCACATTCATTTTTCAAGAGGTACGTCTCAAATAAGAACTCATTTGTGGATTTTATTACTCGTTTCAATAAGGCACTCAGACACCAAAGACACAATGAGTTAGTTGCTGACCATGTTGATGTGAATGAGCATCCCAAGATTATGTCAAAGTGGCCAATGGAAACTCAAATGGTTAAGGTGTACACGAAAAAGAAGTTTTTGGAGTTTCAAAGAGAGATAAATGAGAGTCATGGTTATTGTGTGCAACAAGCATCTATTGGAGTTGAGTTAGCGGTTTACAACGTGATGAATTTTCAAAGTTCTTCCTTCTCCAAACCAAGGGTGCTCACACATTACAAACAAAAGGACTATATATCGTGTAGTTGTATGAAATTTGAGTTCGAGGGCATTCCATGCAGACATATGTTAGCTTTTTTTCGTATCAACCAAGTGTTTCAATTGCCTGATAAGTACATCCTCAGGCGATGGACACGAGATGCAAAGGTTGGAGGAATGTCCGCCATCGATGATCCAGAAAAGCTTTTGATGTCAAGACGCTCGAGATTATTCTATAAAGTTTCATTATTAATTGACGAGGCATCTTTGACTGAGGAGGGGACAAAGTTCTTGGAGGAACAATTTGATTATATCAGTAGCAAACTTCGATTATACCATAGGCATCAATAG
- the LOC140890838 gene encoding cell division protein FtsZ homolog 1, chloroplastic-like: protein MATLGFTNLSSELSSSHSSSISIGLHPFLSKNARNYNVSFSSTNSPRISRRRRSNGVYSSFVPMDSAKIKVVGVGGGGNNAVNRMIGSGLQGVDFYAINTDAQALLQSATKNPIQIGELLTRGLGTGGNPLLGEQAAEESKDGIANALKGSDMVFITAGMGGGTGSGAAPVVAQIAKEAGYLTVGVVTYPFSFEGRKRSLQALEAIEKLQKNVDTLIVIPNDRLLDIADEQTPLQDAFLLADDVLRQGVQGISDIITIPGLVNVDFADVKAVMKDSGTAMLGVGVSSSKNRAQEAAEQATLAPLIGSSIQSATGVVYNITGGKDITLQEVNRVSQVVTSLADPSANIIFGAVVDERYNGEIHVTIIATGFTQSFQKTLLTDPRGAKLAADKSTGSLDTLKSPVTLKSSPPTSRTPASTSTRKFLF, encoded by the exons ATGGCGACGCTTGGATTTACAAACCTTTCTTCCGAGTTATCTTCGTCTCATTCATCCTCCATTTCAATTGGGTTACACCCATTTCTTTCTAAAAATGCTCGCAATTACAATGTCTCCTTCTCATCTACGAATTCGCCGCGCATTTCGAGACGACGACGTAGTAATGGGGTTTACAGCTCGTTTGTACCGATGGACTCCGCTAAGATTAAGGTTGTTGGTGTCGGCGGCGGTGGAAATAATGCCGTTAATCGCATGATTGGCAGCGGTTTACAG GGAGTGGACTTCTATGCAATAAATACAGATGCTCAGGCACTATTACAATCTGCTACTAAGAACCCTATTCAGATTGGAGAGCTTCTGACTCGTGGACTCG GAACTGGTGGCAACCCGCTTCTTGGGGAACAAGCCGCTGAGGAATCAAAGGATGGTATTGCAAATGCTCTCAAAGGATCAGATATGGTGTTCATAACAGCAGGGATGGGTGGGGGTACTGGCTCTGGTGCTGCTCCTGTTGTTGCACAAATAGCAAAGGAAGCAGGGTATTTGACTGTTGGTGTTGTTACCTACCCATTCAGCTTTGAAGGGCGCAAAAGATCTTTGCAG GCACTTGAAGCAATTGAAAAGCTCCAGAAAAATGTGGATACACTTATAGTAATTCCAAATGACCGTTTGCTGGACATTGCCGATGAACAGACCCCACTTCAAGATGCTTTCCTTCTGGCAGATGATGTACTCCGCCAAGGGGTCCAAGGAATATCAGATATTATCACT ATACCTGGTTTGGTAAATGTGGATTTTGCAGATGTCAAGGCAGTCATGAAGGATTCAGGTACCGCTATGCTTGGGGTGGGCGTTTCCTCTAGCAAGAACCGTGCCCAGGAAGCAGCTGAACAAGCAACTTTGGCCCCATTGATAGGCTCCTCAATTCAGTCCGCAACTGGAGTTGTATACAATATTACCGGAGGAAAGGATATAACCCTTCAAGAAGTGAATAGGGTATCTCAG GTCGTTACGAGTTTAGCTGACCCTTCAGCCAACATAATTTTTGGTGCGGTTGTGGATGAACGATACAATGGAGAGATCCATGTCACTATAATCGCAACTGGTTTCACCCAGTCATTTCAGAAAACTCTTTTAACTGATCCAAGGGGAGCAAAACTAGCTGCTGATAAATCTACAGGGAGCCTTGACACCCTCAAATCTCCGGTCACTCTCAAATCATCGCCTCCCACTTCTCGAACCCCTGCTTCTACTTCTACAAGGAAGTTCTTATTTTAG
- the LOC140892800 gene encoding mitochondrial pyruvate carrier 3-like translates to MASSKLQALWNHPAGPKTIHFWAPTFKWGVTIANIADFSKPPESLSYPQQIAIATAGLIWARYSTVITPKNWNLFGASLGMSAPCFYQLARKIQMDFFEPIEGPVKT, encoded by the exons ATGGCATCTTCCAAGCTTCAAGCACTGTGGAATCATCCAGCTGGCCCTAAAACCA TTCACTTCTGGGCTCCGACATTTAAATGGGGTGTGACCATAGCAAATATTGCCGACTTCTCAAAGCCACCTGAATCACTCTCTTATCCCCAGCAAATAG CCATTGCGACGGCGGGACTCATATGGGCTCGCTATAGTACAGTCATTACCCCG AAAAATTGGAATTTGTTTGGGGCCAGCCTTGGAATGTCTGCTCCATGTTTTTATCAGCTGGCACGTAAAATTCA GATGGACTTCTTCGAGCCGATAGAAGGGCCAGTGAAGACGTAA